One Amaranthus tricolor cultivar Red isolate AtriRed21 chromosome 1, ASM2621246v1, whole genome shotgun sequence DNA window includes the following coding sequences:
- the LOC130828727 gene encoding ABC transporter B family member 4-like, whose amino-acid sequence MEQNQQAAKDEEKATVKKVPFYKLFSFADSTDKLLMTIGSIAAIGNGVSMPLMIIVFGDLVDAFGQNQSPEHIVHVVSKVCLKFVYLAIGVAVAAFLQVACWMVTGERQAARIRNLYLKTILRQDISFFDKETNTGEVVGRMSGDTVLIQDAIGEKVGKCQQMGATFVAGFVIAFTKGWLLTLVMLSSIPLLLIAGALMTITLSKMATRGQAAYAKAAIVVEQTIGSIRTVVSFTGEKQAIANYKKEIASAYKSGVLEGVASGAGMGVFTLVIFASYGLAIWYGSRLILEKNYTGGTVLIVLFSVVFGSMSLGQASPSFSAFAAGQAAAYKMFETINRKSDIDPYDPNGKVLDDIHGDIELKDVFFSYPSRPEEQIFREFSLCISSGTTAALVGQSGSGKSTVISLIERFYDPQAGLVLIDGINLKEFQLRWIRQKIGLVSQEPVLFASSIKENIAYGKDDATLEEIKAAAELANAAKFIDKLPQGLDTLVGEHGTQLSGGQKQRVAIARAILKNPRILLLDEATSALDAESEKIVQEALDRIMVNRTTVIVAHRLSTVRNADLIAVIHQGKVVEKGSHTELLKDPEGAYTQLIKLQEIRKESEQIEDTSEISRHSSLRKSSVRSLSHGSSGRISSSRHSFTLAEPKGNPTDELPSQEKPEVSIWRLAALNKPEIPSLLLGSLSACANGLIFPIVSIIFSSAIKMFYQPPHILKKDSKFWALMFLIIGIASFVTQPLQFFFFAVAGCKLIQRIRSMCFEKAIYMEVGWFDEPDHSSGAIGARLSADASIVRALVGDTLGLTAQNIATAVAGLVIAFTANWILALIILGLIPFIGLNGYVQVKFLTGFSADAKKKYEEASQVANDAVASIRTVASFCAEDKVMQLYEKKCEAPIQAGVKQGVVSGVGFGMSFALLFCVYAGSFYAGAQLVAHEKTTFGDVFKVFFALAFSAIGISQSSSFVTDSSKSKNAASSVFAILDRKSKIDSSDASGMTLDNVKGEIVLQHVSFKYPSRPDIQIFRDLCLTIHSGKTVALVGESGSGKSTVISLLQRFYDPDSGCITLDGIEIQKFQLKWLRQQMGLVSQEPVLFNDTIRANIAYGKGGNATEAEIITAAELANAHSFISSLQHGYDTIVGERGVQLSGGQKQRVAIARAIVKDPRMLLLDEATSALDAESEKVVQDALDQVMVNRTTVVVAHRLSTIKNADVIAVVKKGVIAEKGKHETLIRIKDGAYASLVALHMSSSS is encoded by the exons ATGGAACAAAATCAACAGGCTGCTAAAGATGAGGAGAAGGCTACTGTTAAGAAAGTTCCATTTTACAAGCTGTTTTCCTTTGCTGATTCTACTGACAAGTTGTTGATGACCATTGGCTCTATTGCTGCTATTGGTAATGGTGTTAGTATGCCCCTCATGATCATTGTTTTTGGTGATTTGGTTGATGCTTTTGGACAAAATCAAAGCCCTGAACACATCGTTCATGTTGTATCTAAG GTGTGTCTGAAATTCGTCTACTTGGCTATAGGAGTAGCCGTTGCTGCTTTTCTTC AGGTGGCTTGTTGGATGGTCACAGGAGAACGACAGGCTGCAAGAATCAGGAACTTGTACCTCAAAACTATTCTCCGACAAGATATCTCCTTTTTCGACAAAGAAACAAATACTGGAGAAGTCGTTGGAAGGATGTCTGGTGATACCGTTCTCATACAAGATGCTATAGGTGAAAAG GTTGGGAAGTGTCAACAAATGGGAGCGACATTCGTTGCCGGTTTTGTGATTGCGTTTACCAAAGGGTGGCTTCTTACTCTTGTTATGTTATCCTCCATACCCCTTCTATTGATTGCGGGTGCTCTCATGACCATTACCTTATCGAAGATGGCAACACGAGGCCAAGCTGCTTATGCTAAGGCGGCTATTGTTGTAGAACAAACAATCGGTTCAATTAGAACT GTGGTATCATTTACCGGAGAAAAGCAAGCGATTGCTAACTACAAAAAAGAGATTGCAAGTGCCTATAAATCAGGTGTACTTGAAGGAGTGGCTTCAGGGGCGGGGATGGGTGTATTTACACTCGTTATCTTTGCTAGTTATGGTTTAGCCATATGGTATGGATCAAGGTTGATTCTTGAGAAAAATTACACCGGGGGTACTGTCTTAATCGTCCTTTTTTCTGTCGTGTTTGGATCCAT GTCACTAGGGCAGGCATCACCCTCGTTTAGTGCATTTGCCGCGGGCCAAGCCGCGGCCTACAAGATGTTTGAGACCATCAATAGAAAATCGGATATTGATCCTTACGACCCGAATGGAAAAGTATTAGATGATATTCACGGAGATATCGAGTTAAAGGATGTTTTTTTTAGTTACCCGAGCAGACCAGAAGAACAAATTTTTCGAGAATTTTCTCTTTGTATCTCAAGTGGCACAACCGCAGCATTGGTCGGACAAAGTGGGAGCGGGAAATCGACAGTGATCAGCCTTATCGAGAGGTTTTATGATCCACAAGCCGGACTAGTGCTAATCGATGGGATCAACCTTAAAGAATTTCAGCTGAGATGGATCAGGCAAAAAATTGGCCTAGTAAGTCAAGAACCTGTGTTATTTGCTTcatcaataaaagaaaatattgcaTATGGGAAGGATGATGCTACACTTGAAGAGATTAAAGCAGCAGCAGAGCTCGCAAATGCTGCTAAGTTCATCGATAAATTACCTCAG GGGTTAGATACCTTAGTTGGTGAGCATGGAACTCAACTATCTGGAGGACAGAAGCAAAGGGTGGCCATCGCGAgagcaattttaaaaaatccgCGGATTTTACTTCTCGATGAAGCTACAAGTGCGCTTGATGCAGAATCCGAGAAGATTGTGCAAGAAGCATTAGACAGAATAATGGTAAACCGAACAACTGTCATTGTTGCTCATCGATTAAGTACTGTGAGGAATGCCGATTTGATAGCAGTCATTCATCAAGGAAAGGTGGTTGAGAAAG GTTCTCACACTGAACTATTAAAAGATCCAGAAGGAGCCTACACTCAGCTCATAAAACTACAAGAAATCCGAAAAGAATCTGAACAAATCGAGGACACTAGCGAGATTTCACGACACTCTAGTCTAAGAAAATCGTCCGTGCGATCACTAAGTCATGGCTCGTCAGGTAGAATAAGTAGCAGTCGACATTCTTTCACACTGGCAGAACCCAAAGGTAACCCAACGGATGAATTACCATCTCAAGAAAAACCGGAGGTTTCAATTTGGCGTCTTGCAGCCCTAAACAAACCAGAAATTCCCTCACTTCTTCTAGGATCATTATCTGCTTGTGCAAATGGTCTAATATTCCCAATTGTCAGTATAATATTTTCTAGTGCTATAAAAATGTTTTACCAACCACCCCATATACTAAAAAAGGATTCAAAATTTTGGGCTTTAATGTTCTTAATCATTGGTATAGCATCATTTGTGACACAACCTcttcaattctttttttttgccGTTGCTGGGTGTAAGTTGATACAACGTATTAGATCAATGTGTTTCGAGAAAGCTATTTATATGGAGGTTGGTTGGTTTGATGAGCCTGATCATTCTAGTGGTGCGATTGGCGCAAGGCTATCTGCTGATGCATCGATTGTACGTGCTTTGGTTGGAGATACGCTTGGTTTGACTGCTCAAAATATTGCTACTGCTGTTGCTGGTTTGGTGATTGCTTTTACTGCTAATTGGATATTAGCATTGATTATTCTTGGGTTGATACCGTTTATAGGGTTAAATGGTTATGTTCAAGTGAAGTTTTTGACAGGGTTTAGTGCAGATGCTAAg AAGAAGTATGAAGAGGCTAGTCAAGTAGCTAATGACGCAGTTGCTAGCATAAGAACCGTTGCTTCATTTTGTGCCGAAGACAAGGTGATGCAACTATATGAAAAGAAATGTGAAGCTCCTATTCAAGCTGGTGTAAAACAAGGAGTGGTTAGTGGTGTAGGTTTTGGTATGTCCTTTGCTTTGCTTTTTTGTGTATATGCTGGAAGTTTCTATGCTGGAGCTCAGCTTGTTGCTCACGAGAAGACAACATTTGGTGACGTTTTTAAG GTATTCTTTGCATTGGCTTTCTCTGCAATAGGAATATCACAATCAAGCTCTTTCGTAACTGATAGTAGCAAGTCTAAGAATGCGGCTAGTTCTGTATTTGCAATCCTTGATCGTAAATCTAAGATTGACTCGAGCGATGCGTCTGGCATGACATTGGATAATGTAAAGGGTGAAATCGTGCTTCAACATGTAAGCTTCAAGTATCCGAGTAGACCTGATATTCAGATTTTTCGAGACCTATGCTTAACGATTCACTCTGGCAAG ACTGTGGCGCTTGTCGGAGAAAGTGGGAGCGGAAAATCAACAGTCATTTCGTTGTTACAGAGATTTTATGATCCAGACTCTGGTTGTATCACACTTGATGGAATTGAGATTCAGAAATTTCAGTTGAAGTGGTTGCGACAACAAATGGGTCTTGTAAGCCAAGAACCTGTTCTATTTAACGACACAATACGTGCAAACATTGCTTATGGAAAAGGTGGCAATGCAACTGAGGCTGAAATCATAACTGCTGCTGAGCTTGCAAATGCTCACAGCTTCATATCTAGCTTGCAACAT GGCTACGATACAATCGTGGGAGAACGAGGAGTTCAATTGTCAGGAGGACAAAAGCAAAGGGTTGCTATAGCCCGAGCCATAGTAAAGGACCCAAGAATGCTCCTATTAGATGAAGCTACTAGCGCGCTTGATGCTGAATCCGAAAAAGTTGTGCAAGATGCACTTGATCAAGTCATGGTGAATCGGACTACAGTCGTTGTTGCTCATCGTTTATCCACTATCAAGAACGCGGATGTGATTGCTGTTGTAAAGAAAGGTGTCATTGCTGAGAAAGGCAAGCATGAAACATTGATTCGAATTAAAGATGGGGCATATGCTTCATTGGTCGCACTTCACATGAGTTCATCATCTTAA